A genomic segment from Brienomyrus brachyistius isolate T26 chromosome 9, BBRACH_0.4, whole genome shotgun sequence encodes:
- the dedd1 gene encoding death effector domain-containing 1, which produces MAAIGRQRYSLYWEETECLSYYGMLSLHEIFEVVGSQLTETDVEVLSFLLEETYPGKHPLDPAGWTPDVSGEDVHTGDKVSPRHRLLEAWRRIEPRSAPCPSESRHRPKSGLELLLELERRGYVSEENLEPLLQLLRILTRHDLLPFVSRKKRRTVSPERYNVEYLAEDQREVSCVELINSYRQTNYSQDYSSQQWRAGVDPSRQTRSSARRKRGRGTRRASLTPRQRVAELSEALPVPQPVQEKITCDIRLRVRAEYSEHESALRGGVSSDKQQPLERQFELFSRASSVLRARDLGSIICDIKFSELANLDAFWADYLSGALLEALKGVFITDSLKRAAGHEGVRLLVSVDQDDYEEGRRLLLESQGWMASWTGTRS; this is translated from the exons ATGGCCGCAATTGGGAGACAGAGGTACTCTTTGTATTGGGAAGAGACCGAGTGCCTGAGTTATTACGGAATGCTGTCACTTCACGAAATCTTCGAAGTTGTTGGTTCCCAGTTGACGGAGACTGACGTCGAAGTGCTGTCCTTCTTGCTGGAAGAAACGTACCCTGGAAAGCATCCCCTAGACCCGGCGGGCTGGACCCCCGATGTTTCCGGTGAAGATGTCCATACAGGTGATAAGGTGTCGCCCCGTCACAGGCTTCTGGAGGCCTGGCGTCGGATAGAGCCTCGCTCGGCCCCGTGTCCTTCAGAATCGCGACACAGACCCAAAAGCGGCTTAGAGCTGCTCCTGGAGCTGGAGAGGCGTGGGTATGTGAGCGAAGAGAACTTGGAGCCTCTTTTGCAGCTGCTTCGAATCCTGACGCGGCACGACCTTCTTCCGTTTGTATCCCGCAAGAAAAGGAGGACAG TGTCACCTGAACGTTATAATGTGGAGTACTTGGCTGAAGACCAAAGGGAAGTTAGTTGTGTCGAACTGATCAACAGCTACAGACAGACAAACTATTCCCAAGACTACTCATCGCAGCAGTGGAGGGCAG GTGTCGATCCATCCAGACAGACACGCTCCTCTGCTCGCCGGAAGCGTGGCCGTGGTACCCGGCGTGCAAGTCTGACTCCCCGACAGAGGGTGGCAGAATTGTCAGAAGCCCTCCCTGTACCACAGCCTGTACAAGAGAAAATCACCTGCG ACATCCGGCTGCGCGTGCGGGCCGAGTACTCGGAGCACGAGTCGGCACTGCGAGGCGGCGTGTCCTCGGACAAGCAGCAGCCCCTCGAACGCCAGTTCGAGCTCTTCAGCAGGGCCAGTTCAGTGCTGCGCGCCCGCGACCTCGGCTCCATCATCTGTGACATCAAGTTCTCGGAGCTGGCCAACCTCGACGCCTTCTGGGCCGACTACCTGAGCGGGGCGCTTCTGGAAGCGCTCAAGGGTGTCTTCATCACCGATTCTCTGAAGAGAGCCGCAGGCCACGAGGGTGTGCGGCTACTGGTCAGCGTGGACCAGGATGATTACGAAGAGGGCCGAAGGCTCCTTCTAGAGAGCCAGGGCTGGATGGCCTCCTGGACTGGGACCAG GTCTTGA